Proteins from a genomic interval of Sporanaerobacter acetigenes DSM 13106:
- a CDS encoding relaxase/mobilization nuclease domain-containing protein: protein MAITKIHPIKTTLDLSIEYICNPEKTDEEILISTHACGHQTAALEFEMTRQSWNSSTKNLARHLIQSFNPEDKLTPEIAHEIGKRLIDEALKGKYEYILTTHIDKGHIHNHILFNNVSFTDGYAYNSNKKTYHQIRNISDKLCTEYGLSIIENQGKEKGKSYKEYHERKRGKSWKARLQYSIDNAIKRANDWEDFLRLMKEMGCEIKEGKYISFRAKEQERFTRAKTIGENYTEENIKKRIKNRVSRKEKYPIKSKSHGTSPRNHSNLGRIIDLKNNPKAQEFKGYEIWAKQHNLKSMAKTLNLMAIHQINSRDELYGAIGKVNLELTNMATDIKNIENNIASISLKIKNIETHNRLKPIYDAWQMTKDKESFYKGHADEIILFEASKKALGDSISEDLLVSVPVLKKNLKEQIQLKEKAYQNYQKQKEKVSQLNFLKSNLETYMQWQEPEINQKREH, encoded by the coding sequence ATGGCAATTACAAAAATCCATCCTATCAAAACTACCTTAGATTTAAGCATAGAATATATTTGTAATCCTGAAAAAACTGACGAAGAAATTCTAATTTCCACTCATGCCTGTGGACATCAAACAGCTGCATTAGAATTTGAAATGACTAGACAATCATGGAATAGTTCTACTAAGAATTTAGCTAGGCATTTAATTCAATCTTTTAATCCAGAGGATAAACTAACACCTGAGATAGCTCATGAAATTGGAAAAAGGTTAATAGATGAGGCCCTCAAGGGAAAATATGAATATATACTTACAACACATATAGATAAAGGCCATATTCATAACCATATATTATTTAATAATGTCAGCTTTACTGATGGCTATGCCTATAATTCTAATAAGAAAACCTACCATCAAATTCGCAATATTAGTGATAAACTCTGCACGGAATATGGACTATCCATTATTGAAAATCAAGGGAAAGAAAAAGGTAAGTCATATAAAGAATATCATGAACGAAAAAGGGGAAAAAGTTGGAAAGCACGACTCCAATACTCTATTGATAATGCTATTAAAAGAGCTAATGATTGGGAAGATTTTCTCAGATTAATGAAAGAAATGGGATGCGAAATTAAGGAAGGTAAATATATCTCCTTCAGAGCAAAGGAGCAGGAAAGATTCACTAGAGCTAAGACTATTGGTGAAAATTATACAGAGGAAAATATTAAGAAAAGAATCAAAAACCGAGTATCTAGAAAAGAAAAATATCCTATAAAGTCTAAATCTCATGGCACTAGCCCAAGAAATCATTCTAATTTAGGTAGGATAATTGATTTAAAAAATAACCCAAAGGCCCAAGAATTTAAGGGATATGAAATATGGGCAAAACAACATAATTTGAAAAGCATGGCTAAAACATTAAACTTGATGGCAATTCATCAAATTAATTCCAGAGATGAACTCTATGGTGCTATAGGTAAGGTAAATCTAGAACTAACAAATATGGCTACTGATATTAAAAATATTGAAAATAATATTGCTAGTATTAGTTTGAAAATCAAGAATATAGAAACCCATAATAGATTAAAACCTATATATGATGCCTGGCAAATGACGAAGGATAAAGAATCCTTTTATAAAGGACATGCTGATGAAATAATCCTTTTTGAAGCTTCTAAAAAAGCATTAGGAGATTCAATTTCTGAGGATCTATTGGTTTCTGTTCCAGTTTTGAAAAAGAATCTAAAAGAACAAATACAATTAAAAGAAAAGGCCTATCAGAATTATCAAAAACAAAAAGAAAAAGTCTCCCAGCTTAATTTTTTAAAATCCAATTTGGAGACTTATATGCAATGGCAGGAACCTGAAATTAACCAGAAGAGGGAGCATTAA